A stretch of Babylonia areolata isolate BAREFJ2019XMU chromosome 23, ASM4173473v1, whole genome shotgun sequence DNA encodes these proteins:
- the LOC143298105 gene encoding G1/S-specific cyclin-D2-like, with protein sequence MERLVCMESSKVNRAYEDPVLLNDDRVLQNLLSAEDKYVPPACYFSCVQTDIKPFMRKMVSEWMAEVCTEQKTEEEVFPLAMNYLDRFLCVQNIHRTRLQCLGAACMFLASKLKENYHISAEQLVMYTDNSITLQELRDMESTVLQVLKWDLSAITPNDFVAHIVHRLALHPASLPNVQKHAQTFIALCAADCKFMLYPPSMIAAGCIGVAVRGLGIYPSVTEDLHKITRTELECLRACQESIEQIITHNLKLLLNQNEAGTPGMGVEAPAKPSHPVMEQSTTPTDVRDINLMAVDNENVFLNNNNNSNNDIDNSKALHH encoded by the exons ATGGAGCGACTGGTGTGCATGGAGTCGAGCAAAGTGAACCGGGCCTACGAAGATCCCGTGTTGTTGAACGACGACCGAGTGTTGCAGAACTTGTTGTCGGCAGAGGATAAGTATGTGCCGCCCGCCTGCTACTTCAGCTGTGTTCAGACAGACATTAAGCCCTTCATGAGGAAAATGGTGTCGGAATGGATGGCTGAG GTGTGCACGGAacagaagacggaggaggaggtgttTCCCCTGGCCATGAATTACTTGGACCGTTTTCTGTGTGTGCAAAATATCCACCGGACTCGCTTGCAGTGCTTGGGGGCGGCCTGCATGTTTCTGGCCTCCAAGTTGAAGGAGAACTATCACATCTCGGCGGAGCAGCTCGTCATGTACACAGACAATTCAATCACCTTGCAGGAGCTCAGG gacaTGGAGTCGACAGTTCTGCAGGTGCTTAAGTGGGACCTGTCGGCCATCACGCCCAACGACTTCGTGGCGCACATCGTGCACAGGCTGGCCCTGCACCCAGCATCCCTGCCAAACGTCCAGAAGCACGCCCAGACCTTCATCGCCCTCTGTGCcgcag ACTGTAAGTTCATGCTGTACCCACCCTCCATGATCGCTGCCGGCTGCATCGGTGTCGCCGTCAGGGGTCTGGGTATCTACCCGTCCGTCACGGAGGACCTGCACAAGATCACCCGCACTGAGCTG gaATGTCTGCGGGCGTGCCAGGAGTCCATCGAGCAGATCATCACGCACAACCTCAAGCTGCTGCTGAACCAGAACGAGGCGGGCACCCCGGGTATGGGGGTGGAGGCCCCGGCCAAGCCCTCCCACCCGGTGATGGAACAGTCCACCACGCCCACGGACGTCCGCGACATCAACCTCATGGCCGTCGACAACGAGAACGtctttctcaacaacaacaacaacagcaacaacgacatcgACAACAGCAAAGCCCTTCACCACTGA